The proteins below are encoded in one region of Borrelia duttonii Ly:
- a CDS encoding SpiroCoCo family coiled-coil protein has translation MIDFVTILVNLLTVFLILFIYRQYDRRSRALDKIKKFVDLAKDNLEDFIDEKTKEINNLAVDMEAYQRSSIEIIKKIDEVQQKIKNKSDDFAEVEKKIAYHDSMLKDLDDMALKVQDNIQRLQVDGKVVDKLAKTLKNFNTQIDSVDSKLNTIFEKFAKTNKENLESIKIESWEKFDNTIRDFSVRMDNLDKNLMSYQESLLMVEEKKRDLLDKGNEKLENEFKDFLLKIESNIDNYNRGMEKSFDIYESKSKSIENSLDLIVEQAKIKINDKEDFILTKLNEELQRKFNEVFIYVDDRSNRIKDELEGKLVLVDNEVLSLSSVFKDNTYSRLNSLEETIRQEMRQYEEQFADILEQFRVQIESNVGDIYREYDSKINQFDKEIRERIDYSLEDANSKIESVQSGVKSLLDDLEDGSNNIYLEFKKKVKGDIDSFNEDVFSRMNNIGNDLDLKLLNINTNIQDEVSKLDNVLYLKLKELNEKFVNEYSDLHENVNSKYAMLLESLNLKSNELEIQLESKYKGIADKFERSINDFTVECDERFSNIAEKSDYDYQNFETTSKRVNEGINSLNVLLEQNFETLKRNFESKLHGINSDIDNEVLNLKNHYGEEIGNFVRAMEANKLQYENWQKEVELNLKEVKSNLNSANEEFLNLIETQRMKGTELSENIFNELSEHIHKKAMDMHTNWKDELIILNKSLLDIKISSEELLSSTSSKIDSFEKDVNERLEYVVSKTETFEGSVLDRYRELKDMSSKNSEEVLLGIKEFIDNQAEIIHDKVIMMLNGFNDDFSNREEVIKNKIEELNYSLKDFKIECEDVLNNLRSDLDEFIETRVQKIAAIKMDNQKQIDDFLTQISEDILSKKDMLDNEIDGKLNTWQDKLSEISVNIENVLSSGKMDIDSIDSEMALKINDLKTTFKGLESYYLEKIDEFRNQGNVYADELLQNIMSHFDTDTKELEESLSKKFAIVLDKSEEFVKEVDSLLKDKRTDIASFQANIDITIDSLNSRFNDLNREINEKYSKVISDSREYSETLANKLENEIGYEIENVNRRLTDKIDVLSKNMDENIEKFKESFDISRYQVENFEIRIKDIVEKEEVRIGELLREIEYQYKMRREEAIDYRKVMDNDVIQLKERFIGVINELKNNIEDKSEFLNELYKERFKIVENNFDERYSTFFVESEGAISRIRDEIYKILTDNDDRLRAKIAEMDRNFEIVDARSKEILEFEEGLRKKIEENNNSIYEQFDIVKFDIEKEMKIQFDAYMMKVTSAINDEIEKYEYGINKKIDVLKSIENNCEIIEQNLKEKMEKYNNDCDKVFDLKYAELEDKYNEKHSLIERKIDDKTNVVEELISNKYAELEDKYNEKHSLIERKIDDKTNVVEELISNKYAELEDKYNEKYSLIERKIDDKTNVVEELISNKYAELEDKYNEKHSLIERKIDDKTNVVEELMSNKYAELEDKYNEKHSLIERKIDDKTNVVEELISNKYAELEDKYNEKYSLIDRKIDDKTNVVEELISNKYAELEDKYNEKHSLIDRKIDDKTNVVEELISNKYVEIDNKYSSMHFDVENKLNTFISELNLKLANSSEKMDRDIKEQLDNLTKLKLNLSNIEGDVLKLKEDSYHNVSSHLKLLEEDFFRDLKERGDNLRSSLENFVTSSDQRIENLEREIIRNLEDKENLIKDFGREIEQKFILNKENFYLEFSKEFDVKKRDIESKIVLMETNFTNRVDEFIGLIDNRQSNVDSWFVKVKDDMLNWQKNAYKEFEERSGITKESLNQIKNDIDIIENDLAIVKSNVTQQTKETFENLHTDIKDFEDRTYFNLKNISNEVQGKVLNIENNMNFKISSINEKINLSTEELATQIEIKFLSQQKDLEDKIFEINEKLKYEYDLVTSKIEREKQSVVDNFLNGKDSFESQIKLIQNDVSKLSEQVNTYRSDIEGTIKESYDSFSSIMKEEYSAFENEIKDNLNYSEEEIRTLKNNLQIQVSNIETEFKDRYNLITKSVDENISELKLKALNYDNEFNNFVSETKNNLIAYKTNLMKELDGRYNVINTKIENFERLEAELEKNYELIKEVYHFKNKLEDLRKTLIDEIDLVKKYKGDFESVTREIEDVKIRTSDIIEVFNDLKTHQMDIKGIKKDFVEFLDFYSSFKERYKKFTESYDEIQIYKTKLKEIKDDQNTILDNYDRIGNKDTILKSTLESVDRNFDLISEIESKMNVLFKESSGLTHNIGELKDIVSELLANKDLSQEALNNVQNLKEMLLEIEDKLGYIQNVREKVAKSETRLENLNVAAEERIKTLGILVKTESKYKDNIGLNNATVRDSVIKLMRQGWSALEISRATKLSVGEVELILELGIVSKSDD, from the coding sequence ATGATAGATTTTGTAACCATTTTGGTTAATCTTTTAACGGTTTTTTTAATTTTATTTATTTATAGGCAGTATGATAGACGTTCAAGAGCTTTAGATAAGATTAAAAAATTTGTTGATCTTGCTAAAGATAATCTTGAAGATTTTATTGATGAGAAGACAAAAGAGATCAATAATCTTGCTGTTGATATGGAAGCATATCAACGTTCTAGTATAGAAATTATAAAAAAGATAGATGAAGTTCAACAAAAGATTAAAAATAAGAGTGATGATTTTGCAGAAGTTGAAAAAAAAATTGCTTACCATGATTCTATGCTTAAAGATTTAGATGATATGGCTCTTAAAGTGCAGGATAATATACAACGACTTCAAGTAGATGGCAAGGTAGTAGATAAACTTGCAAAGACTTTAAAAAATTTTAATACTCAGATTGATTCTGTTGATTCTAAATTAAATACTATTTTTGAAAAATTTGCTAAAACAAATAAGGAAAATCTTGAATCTATCAAGATTGAGAGTTGGGAAAAATTTGATAATACTATTAGAGATTTTAGTGTTAGAATGGATAATCTTGATAAAAATCTTATGTCTTATCAAGAGTCTTTATTAATGGTTGAGGAAAAAAAGAGAGACCTTTTGGATAAAGGTAATGAAAAACTTGAAAATGAGTTTAAGGACTTTTTGCTTAAAATTGAATCTAATATAGATAATTATAATAGAGGAATGGAAAAATCTTTTGATATTTACGAGTCTAAGTCTAAATCGATTGAAAATTCTCTTGATCTTATTGTAGAGCAGGCTAAAATTAAAATTAATGATAAGGAAGATTTTATTTTAACTAAGTTAAATGAAGAGTTGCAGCGAAAGTTTAATGAAGTTTTTATATATGTTGATGATCGTTCTAATCGGATAAAAGATGAACTTGAAGGTAAATTGGTATTAGTAGACAATGAGGTATTGTCTTTAAGTTCTGTTTTTAAGGACAATACTTATTCTAGATTGAATTCTCTTGAAGAAACTATTAGACAAGAAATGAGGCAATATGAAGAGCAATTTGCAGATATTTTAGAGCAATTTAGGGTGCAAATTGAGTCTAATGTGGGTGATATTTATAGGGAGTATGATAGTAAAATAAATCAATTTGACAAAGAGATAAGAGAGAGAATAGATTATAGCTTGGAGGATGCCAATTCTAAAATAGAAAGTGTTCAGAGTGGAGTTAAGAGCTTACTTGATGATCTTGAAGATGGTTCGAATAATATATATCTTGAATTTAAGAAAAAAGTTAAAGGGGATATTGATAGTTTTAATGAAGATGTATTTTCAAGAATGAATAATATTGGAAATGATTTAGATTTAAAACTTTTAAATATTAATACAAATATTCAAGATGAAGTTTCCAAGTTAGATAATGTTTTATATTTAAAACTTAAAGAGCTTAATGAAAAATTTGTTAATGAATATTCAGATTTACATGAAAATGTTAATTCGAAGTATGCAATGCTTTTGGAATCTTTAAATTTAAAAAGTAATGAATTGGAAATTCAGTTAGAGAGTAAATATAAAGGTATTGCAGATAAATTTGAGCGTAGTATTAATGATTTTACTGTTGAATGTGATGAAAGATTTAGTAATATTGCTGAAAAATCAGATTATGATTATCAAAATTTTGAAACTACTAGTAAAAGGGTAAATGAAGGTATAAATTCGCTGAATGTTTTGTTAGAGCAAAACTTTGAGACTTTAAAAAGAAATTTTGAATCTAAATTACATGGTATCAATTCTGATATTGATAATGAGGTTTTAAATTTAAAAAATCACTATGGAGAAGAGATAGGCAACTTTGTAAGGGCAATGGAAGCTAATAAATTGCAATATGAAAATTGGCAAAAAGAAGTTGAACTTAATTTAAAAGAGGTGAAATCTAATTTAAATTCAGCTAATGAAGAATTTTTAAATTTAATTGAGACTCAAAGAATGAAGGGAACAGAGCTTAGTGAGAATATTTTTAATGAACTCTCAGAACATATTCACAAAAAAGCAATGGATATGCATACTAACTGGAAAGATGAACTTATTATTTTAAATAAATCTTTGCTTGATATTAAGATTTCGAGTGAAGAATTATTATCGTCAACTTCTTCTAAAATCGACTCTTTTGAAAAAGATGTTAATGAGAGACTTGAATATGTTGTATCTAAAACAGAGACTTTTGAAGGTTCAGTATTAGATAGATATAGAGAATTAAAGGATATGTCAAGTAAGAATAGTGAAGAAGTTTTATTGGGAATTAAAGAATTTATTGATAATCAAGCCGAAATAATTCATGACAAGGTTATTATGATGCTTAATGGTTTTAATGATGACTTTTCTAATAGAGAGGAAGTGATTAAAAACAAGATAGAGGAACTTAATTATAGTCTTAAGGACTTTAAGATTGAATGTGAAGATGTTTTAAACAATTTAAGATCAGATCTTGATGAATTTATTGAAACAAGAGTTCAAAAGATTGCTGCAATTAAGATGGATAATCAAAAACAAATAGATGATTTTTTAACTCAAATCTCGGAGGATATCTTGAGTAAAAAAGATATGCTTGATAATGAAATAGATGGCAAACTTAATACTTGGCAAGATAAATTGAGTGAGATATCAGTTAATATTGAAAATGTGCTCTCTTCAGGAAAGATGGATATAGATTCTATTGATTCAGAAATGGCATTAAAAATTAATGATCTAAAGACTACTTTTAAGGGACTTGAGAGTTATTATCTTGAAAAAATAGATGAATTTAGAAATCAAGGAAATGTATATGCAGATGAGCTTTTACAAAATATTATGAGTCATTTTGATACGGATACTAAAGAACTTGAAGAGAGTTTGTCTAAAAAATTTGCTATTGTTTTAGATAAATCAGAAGAATTTGTTAAGGAAGTTGATAGTTTGCTTAAGGACAAAAGGACAGACATTGCTTCATTCCAAGCAAATATTGATATTACTATTGATTCTCTTAATTCAAGATTTAATGATCTAAATAGAGAGATTAATGAAAAATATAGTAAAGTCATATCTGATTCTAGAGAGTATTCAGAGACTCTTGCTAATAAATTGGAAAATGAAATAGGATATGAAATAGAAAATGTAAATAGAAGGTTAACAGATAAAATAGATGTTCTTAGTAAAAATATGGATGAAAATATAGAAAAATTTAAAGAATCTTTTGATATATCTAGATATCAAGTTGAAAACTTTGAAATTAGAATTAAGGATATAGTAGAAAAAGAAGAGGTAAGGATTGGTGAACTTCTTAGAGAAATTGAATATCAATATAAAATGAGACGTGAAGAGGCAATTGATTATAGAAAAGTTATGGATAATGATGTTATTCAATTAAAAGAAAGGTTTATAGGAGTGATAAATGAGCTTAAGAATAATATTGAGGATAAGTCTGAATTTTTAAATGAGCTTTATAAAGAGAGATTTAAAATTGTTGAGAATAATTTTGATGAGAGATATTCAACGTTTTTTGTTGAGAGTGAAGGGGCTATTTCAAGAATTAGAGATGAGATATATAAGATCCTTACAGATAATGATGATCGTTTAAGAGCAAAAATTGCTGAAATGGATCGTAATTTTGAAATAGTAGATGCAAGATCAAAAGAAATTTTAGAGTTTGAAGAAGGTTTAAGAAAAAAAATAGAAGAGAATAATAATAGCATTTATGAGCAATTTGATATTGTGAAATTTGATATTGAAAAAGAAATGAAAATTCAATTTGATGCATATATGATGAAGGTTACCTCTGCAATTAATGATGAAATTGAAAAGTATGAGTATGGAATTAATAAAAAAATAGATGTTCTTAAATCTATTGAAAATAACTGTGAAATTATAGAACAAAATTTAAAAGAAAAAATGGAGAAATATAATAATGATTGCGACAAAGTTTTTGATTTGAAGTATGCTGAACTTGAAGACAAATATAATGAGAAGCATTCACTTATAGAGAGGAAGATAGATGATAAGACTAATGTGGTTGAAGAGTTAATATCAAATAAATATGCTGAACTTGAAGACAAATATAATGAGAAACATTCACTTATAGAGAGGAAGATAGATGATAAGACTAATGTGGTTGAAGAGTTAATATCAAATAAATATGCTGAACTTGAAGACAAATATAATGAGAAATATTCACTTATAGAGAGGAAGATAGATGATAAGACTAATGTGGTTGAAGAGTTAATATCAAATAAATATGCTGAACTTGAAGACAAATATAATGAGAAACATTCACTTATAGAGAGGAAGATAGATGATAAGACTAATGTGGTTGAAGAGTTAATGTCAAATAAATATGCTGAACTTGAAGACAAATATAATGAGAAGCATTCACTTATAGAGAGGAAGATAGATGATAAGACTAATGTGGTTGAAGAGTTAATATCAAATAAATATGCTGAACTTGAAGACAAATATAATGAGAAATATTCACTTATAGATAGGAAGATAGATGATAAGACTAATGTGGTTGAAGAGTTAATATCAAATAAATATGCTGAACTTGAAGACAAATATAATGAGAAACATTCACTTATAGATAGGAAGATAGATGATAAGACTAATGTGGTTGAGGAGTTAATATCAAATAAATATGTTGAGATTGATAATAAATATTCAAGTATGCATTTTGATGTAGAAAATAAATTAAATACGTTTATTTCTGAGTTAAATTTAAAACTTGCAAATTCAAGTGAAAAGATGGATAGAGATATTAAGGAACAGTTAGATAATCTTACTAAACTTAAATTAAATTTAAGTAATATTGAAGGGGATGTGTTAAAACTTAAAGAAGATTCATATCATAATGTTTCATCTCATCTTAAACTTCTGGAGGAAGATTTTTTTAGAGACTTAAAGGAGAGAGGTGATAACTTAAGAAGTTCTTTAGAGAATTTTGTGACATCTTCAGATCAAAGGATTGAAAACTTAGAAAGGGAAATAATTAGAAACCTGGAAGATAAAGAAAATCTTATCAAGGATTTTGGAAGAGAAATTGAACAAAAATTTATTTTGAATAAGGAAAATTTTTATTTAGAATTTAGTAAAGAGTTTGATGTTAAAAAAAGAGATATAGAGAGTAAAATAGTTTTGATGGAAACCAATTTTACAAATAGGGTAGATGAATTTATTGGACTTATAGATAATCGTCAAAGTAATGTTGATTCTTGGTTTGTAAAAGTTAAGGATGATATGTTAAATTGGCAAAAGAATGCTTATAAAGAATTTGAAGAGAGATCGGGTATTACAAAAGAAAGTTTAAATCAGATTAAGAATGATATTGATATTATTGAGAATGATTTAGCAATTGTTAAAAGTAATGTAACTCAACAAACTAAAGAAACCTTTGAAAATTTGCATACCGATATTAAGGATTTTGAAGATCGAACTTATTTTAATTTAAAAAATATTTCAAATGAGGTTCAAGGTAAAGTTTTAAATATTGAAAATAACATGAATTTTAAGATTAGTTCTATCAATGAAAAGATAAATTTGAGTACCGAAGAGCTTGCAACACAAATTGAGATTAAGTTTTTAAGTCAACAAAAAGATCTTGAAGATAAAATTTTTGAGATTAATGAAAAATTGAAATATGAGTACGATTTAGTAACTTCTAAAATTGAGAGAGAAAAACAAAGTGTTGTGGATAATTTTTTGAATGGTAAAGATAGCTTTGAATCTCAAATTAAATTGATACAGAATGATGTTTCAAAGCTTTCTGAGCAAGTGAATACGTATAGATCTGACATTGAGGGTACTATTAAAGAGAGTTATGATTCTTTTTCTAGTATTATGAAAGAAGAATATAGTGCTTTTGAAAATGAAATTAAGGATAATTTAAACTATTCAGAAGAAGAAATAAGAACTTTGAAAAATAATTTGCAGATTCAAGTTAGTAATATAGAAACTGAATTTAAGGATAGATATAATTTGATAACTAAAAGTGTTGATGAAAATATATCAGAACTTAAACTTAAAGCTCTAAACTATGATAATGAATTTAATAATTTTGTAAGTGAAACCAAGAATAATTTAATTGCATATAAAACTAATTTGATGAAAGAACTTGATGGTCGTTACAATGTTATTAATACTAAGATTGAAAATTTTGAAAGACTTGAAGCAGAGCTCGAAAAAAATTATGAATTAATTAAGGAAGTCTATCATTTTAAGAATAAATTAGAAGATTTACGAAAAACTTTAATAGATGAAATAGATCTTGTAAAAAAATATAAGGGTGATTTTGAAAGTGTTACTAGAGAAATTGAAGATGTTAAAATTAGAACATCAGATATTATTGAAGTATTTAATGATTTAAAGACGCATCAAATGGATATTAAAGGAATTAAGAAGGATTTTGTTGAATTCCTTGATTTTTATTCTTCTTTTAAAGAAAGGTATAAGAAATTTACAGAATCTTATGATGAGATTCAGATTTATAAAACTAAACTGAAGGAAATAAAGGACGATCAAAATACTATTCTTGATAATTATGATAGGATTGGTAATAAGGATACTATATTAAAGTCTACGCTAGAATCTGTTGATAGAAATTTTGATTTAATAAGTGAAATAGAAAGCAAAATGAATGTGTTATTTAAAGAAAGTTCTGGACTTACACATAATATTGGAGAATTAAAAGACATTGTGTCAGAATTATTAGCCAATAAAGATTTATCACAGGAAGCGTTAAATAATGTTCAAAATCTTAAAGAGATGTTGTTGGAGATTGAGGATAAATTAGGATACATTCAAAATGTAAGAGAAAAAGTTGCAAAATCTGAAACTAGATTAGAAAATTTAAATGTTGCTGCTGAAGAGAGAATTAAGACTCTTGGTATTCTTGTTAAAACAGAATCTAAGTATAAAGATAATATTGGTCTTAATAATGCAACAGTTAGGGATTCTGTTATTAAACTTATGCGGCAGGGATGGAGTGCCTTAGAAATTTCAAGAGCTACTAAATTATCTGTTGGAGAAGTTGAGCTTATTTTAGAACTTGGGATTGTTAGCAAAAGTGATGATTAA
- the pheS gene encoding phenylalanine--tRNA ligase subunit alpha, giving the protein MGNIFDIAKTLHPLEVRVILNYKEEDSVFALRLSKDLNYNEGQSNKVIEWLLSKGILKETFRKLNVFYRLTEKGVDAFNNGLIEERIVTLVSQKMVLVSNLASELKIDFRDVGKAFGNLSREGVLSLGSNKEIIIKNLECASYKMVKILVERARDQDLLEDALSQDELLIISNYSKKKGANDVLFKIIEKLDLRFEFTKFGLEIKSYLEKNDLTGNEIVKLTPEMLKNKSYENKNFRAYNIHVSSNKTFIGRANPYSEYISKVKDKLVSLGFEEFDGPLVESEFFNNDALFMPQFHPARDIRDVYYIKEPNSLKSLPEPYFSNVKAVHENGYIAGSRGWKYNFSESISKRLVLRTQGTVLSAKQLINAKNPGKYFGIVRCFRYDQVDATHGADFYQTEGIVIGDVNIKTLLGLLEIFAKELAGATDFKYVPAYFPFTEPSIEVHVKHPILGWFELGGSGIFRPEVTKPFGIDVPVIAWGIGIDRMALMHLGLSDLRELFTHSIGDVALRRGKSNA; this is encoded by the coding sequence GTGGGGAATATATTTGATATAGCTAAAACATTGCATCCTCTTGAAGTGAGAGTGATTTTGAATTATAAAGAGGAAGATTCGGTTTTTGCATTGAGACTTTCTAAGGATTTAAATTATAATGAAGGGCAGTCAAATAAAGTGATTGAATGGCTCTTGTCTAAAGGCATCCTTAAGGAAACTTTTAGAAAACTTAATGTTTTTTATCGTTTAACTGAGAAAGGTGTTGATGCTTTCAATAATGGTTTGATCGAAGAGAGAATAGTTACTCTTGTATCTCAAAAAATGGTTTTGGTTTCCAATTTGGCATCAGAGTTAAAAATTGATTTTAGGGATGTGGGTAAGGCATTTGGTAATTTATCTAGAGAGGGTGTTTTATCTTTAGGATCAAATAAAGAAATTATTATTAAAAATTTAGAGTGTGCTAGTTATAAAATGGTTAAGATATTGGTTGAGAGAGCTAGAGATCAAGATTTATTGGAAGATGCTTTATCGCAGGATGAATTATTAATTATTTCCAATTACTCAAAAAAGAAAGGCGCTAATGACGTGCTCTTTAAAATCATAGAAAAATTGGACTTAAGATTTGAATTTACTAAGTTTGGATTAGAAATAAAATCTTATCTTGAAAAAAATGATTTAACGGGTAATGAAATTGTAAAATTAACACCTGAAATGCTCAAAAATAAGTCTTATGAGAATAAAAATTTTCGGGCTTATAACATTCATGTGTCATCAAATAAAACTTTTATTGGACGTGCAAATCCTTATTCAGAGTATATATCTAAAGTTAAGGATAAGCTTGTAAGTCTTGGTTTTGAAGAGTTTGATGGTCCTTTGGTTGAGAGTGAATTTTTTAATAATGATGCTCTTTTTATGCCACAATTTCATCCTGCACGTGATATAAGAGATGTTTATTATATTAAGGAACCAAATTCGTTAAAGTCTTTGCCTGAGCCTTATTTTTCTAATGTGAAAGCTGTTCATGAAAATGGGTATATTGCAGGCTCAAGGGGGTGGAAATATAATTTTAGTGAGAGTATTTCAAAAAGATTAGTTTTAAGAACACAAGGTACAGTTCTCTCGGCAAAACAATTAATTAATGCAAAAAATCCTGGTAAATATTTTGGCATTGTTAGATGTTTTAGATATGATCAAGTTGATGCTACTCATGGAGCTGATTTTTATCAAACAGAAGGAATTGTTATTGGAGATGTTAATATTAAAACTTTACTAGGTCTTCTTGAAATTTTTGCTAAGGAGTTGGCTGGAGCTACTGATTTTAAATATGTTCCTGCGTATTTTCCATTTACAGAACCTTCAATTGAAGTTCATGTTAAGCATCCTATTCTTGGTTGGTTTGAACTGGGTGGAAGTGGTATTTTTAGACCAGAGGTTACAAAACCTTTTGGAATTGATGTTCCTGTTATTGCTTGGGGTATTGGAATTGATAGAATGGCGTTGATGCATTTAGGATTAAGTGATTTAAGGGAACTTTTTACTCATAGTATTGGTGATGTTGCGTTAAGGCGAGGAAAGAGCAATGCCTAA
- the pheT gene encoding phenylalanine--tRNA ligase subunit beta produces the protein MPKVEIYKSILLEKIGKNLTNYELESIIETAKAEICEIDIVNDKIKIEFNDTNRPDLWSSAGLARHIKTYLSGNVPSFDFFSMTDNLQKFYGEIFVSPEVFGIRPFIFGFLAKGMICDERMLEILIQLQEKLSHNYGQKRKRVAMGMYSSNLINFPINYVTCSSDYKFVPLGMDIEMSIKEINEKHPKGIEYSPIFENVDQYSLLLDYKNNVLSYPPIINSRDIGTLKVGDTNLFIEVTGTDLEATLLSLSIVACDLYDMGFKILPVKTVFPKETLFGKEIICPYYFQNSLKINVDSVNKLLGSNFTANDMCLDLKKLGISAYFEESDTFYIMPPVYRNDFLHEVDVIEEVMIGKGLDNFKSELPKDFTIGKLSPIEEFSRSVRNLMIGMGFQEMIYNYLGSKVDFIEKMNIKGSELLSVSNPMTESYEYIRGSIISDLLKSESISSNFPYPHKIFEIGKVALKDLVSDEGTVTYDNLAFLMADKEFSFNEINSLVSSLFYYLNIGFKVKESSKNLYIDGRGADILVNDIVLGSFGEVSPYILSNFGIMVPCCVLEININGLLH, from the coding sequence ATGCCTAAGGTTGAAATTTATAAAAGTATTTTATTAGAAAAAATAGGAAAAAATTTGACGAATTATGAGCTTGAATCTATTATTGAGACTGCTAAAGCTGAAATTTGTGAAATTGATATAGTTAATGATAAGATCAAAATTGAATTTAATGATACAAATAGACCTGATTTGTGGTCTTCTGCAGGACTTGCACGTCATATTAAGACATATCTTTCTGGTAACGTACCTTCATTTGATTTTTTTTCAATGACAGATAATTTGCAAAAATTTTATGGTGAAATTTTTGTCAGTCCTGAAGTGTTTGGGATTAGACCTTTTATTTTTGGATTTTTAGCAAAAGGGATGATTTGTGATGAGCGTATGCTTGAGATTTTAATTCAGTTACAAGAAAAGCTTTCTCATAATTATGGGCAAAAACGAAAAAGAGTTGCAATGGGAATGTATTCGTCAAATTTGATTAATTTTCCTATAAATTATGTTACATGTAGTTCTGATTATAAGTTTGTTCCTTTAGGCATGGATATTGAGATGTCCATTAAAGAAATAAATGAAAAACATCCAAAAGGAATAGAATATTCGCCAATTTTTGAAAATGTTGATCAATATTCTTTATTGTTAGATTATAAGAACAATGTACTCTCTTATCCTCCTATAATTAATTCACGTGATATTGGAACTTTAAAAGTAGGTGATACTAATTTATTTATTGAGGTTACAGGAACTGATCTTGAAGCTACTTTGTTGTCTTTATCAATTGTTGCTTGTGATTTGTATGATATGGGTTTTAAAATTTTGCCAGTAAAGACTGTTTTTCCTAAAGAAACTTTATTTGGGAAGGAGATAATTTGTCCTTATTATTTTCAAAATAGTTTAAAGATTAATGTTGATAGTGTTAATAAACTACTTGGAAGTAATTTTACGGCAAATGATATGTGTCTTGATTTAAAAAAATTAGGAATTTCAGCTTATTTTGAAGAATCAGATACATTTTATATTATGCCTCCTGTTTATAGGAATGATTTTCTGCATGAAGTAGATGTTATCGAAGAGGTAATGATAGGAAAAGGATTGGATAATTTTAAGTCAGAGCTTCCCAAAGATTTTACTATAGGAAAATTAAGTCCAATAGAAGAATTTTCAAGAAGTGTTAGAAATTTGATGATAGGAATGGGATTTCAGGAGATGATTTATAATTATCTGGGTTCTAAGGTAGATTTTATTGAAAAGATGAATATTAAAGGTTCTGAACTTTTAAGTGTCTCTAATCCAATGACTGAAAGTTATGAGTATATTAGAGGTTCAATAATATCTGATTTGCTTAAATCTGAAAGCATTAGTTCAAATTTCCCTTATCCCCATAAGATTTTTGAGATTGGTAAGGTAGCTTTAAAAGATTTAGTTAGTGATGAGGGTACTGTTACTTATGATAATTTGGCTTTTTTAATGGCCGATAAGGAATTTTCATTTAATGAAATTAATTCTTTAGTTTCATCTCTTTTTTATTATTTAAATATTGGATTTAAAGTAAAAGAATCAAGTAAAAATCTTTATATAGATGGCAGAGGCGCTGATATTTTAGTCAATGATATTGTTTTAGGCAGTTTTGGAGAAGTGTCACCTTACATATTAAGCAATTTTGGAATTATGGTTCCATGTTGTGTCTTAGAGATTAATATTAATGGTCTTTTGCATTAG